The sequence AGATTTCAAAATGAGGTTCCTGGGCGGAGCTAGAGACTCTCACGGCGGAGCTCGTGATTCACACGGCGGTCATCACGCGGCCCCTAGAGTTCTCCATGGCGGGCTCGTCATCCTCGTGGCGGATCCCGTTTTTCACATAACGGACACCGCGGATGTGTTCGTCAAGGCCATGATGACCCTCGCCGAGACGTTCACGAGATGGTGCACATGGCGCTTCATCAACCTCTCGTCATTTGCTCCCTCGAGCTTCCCATTCTTCTCCGGTTGAGGgacatcatacaaacaagaattCTCCGGTAAAAGAAGGTGTTTCTTTTTAGCGTCTTTGTTCGATCATTCAACTCCACGGAGAATACATCCTCGTTGAAAGCGTCGCCGATCTCCGGGAGGCGAAGAAACACATAGCGTTGCCTTAGATCCGGTCATAAGGTTGCGGTCTGTCGACACCAACTCACTGCCCGGCGTTGCTCGGGAGTTGGACACTTTGCGACTAGATGCCCATTCAAACTCTCTTCTTCGGATCATCCCCCTGAGAAGCATAACCTAAAGAGAAACCCCCCACCTCCCAAACCACTGCTACACGTTCCAATCTCTCATCCTATTTCAAAAGTCAATTCACTGAGAGTTTCTCTTCCAATCTCCGAAGCTATCATACAAACCAAAGAAGACCTTAAGAGACGGGTGATCATCAAGGTGTTATCGGGGAGCGAGCATTAAAATCCCTCCATGATGCTGCTTTGCCATTCCACCTGAACTCTGATCAATGTGAAAACATCACTCCCTTTGGCGACTTTTTCATTCTCACCCTCTTCTCAGCGAAAGCAGCATCAGACATTGTAAAATTGAATCGTCTCAATCTCTCCACCAAGCATGGCCCTTGCTCCATCAGCTTCTCACATTGGACCCCGGAGTTTGGGTCTCACGCTGTGGCCGCCGGGAATTATAACTGGATTAGACTGACAAATCTTCCTCTCCACTTCTTTGGGCCGGGACTCCATTGTGGAAGTGTTAAGACCTACGGGAGAGCTTATCTTCGTCCGAAAACATGAAGGCGTTTCCCTTGAACACATCACGAGCTCAGTGCGGCTTAAATCCCCTACCTCCTTCCCTATTGAGATGGCTGTTGGCGTGGGAGTTGAAGCTTCAAAAGTCATTCTTGAAGGCGATGGCGTTCCAATCATCAGATCGAAGATGATTCAAGGACCggtttcatcttcttcttggaaACCGACTGACGCCTCCTCTTCTCGTCCTCCATTTCCGACAAAGAAACCTCCGATCTCCGCCTTGAGCTCGGACGGCTTGTCCTTGGCCAAGGAAAGCCGGAGCTCCGGTGACCTCCCCACAGTGATCCCCCAGATTCCTCCGATCTCTTGCGAGAGAAACGAGGAAGGGGATGCACTGCTCATGCACAGCGGCCACGTGATGGAAACTCACACAATGGCCGTAGAGGTGCCTCGTGATCATGCTTCACTTGATCATCTTGGACGCTTGCGAGTGTCTGGATCGTCTCGGGATCAGGATTCTCCAGATTCCCTCAATAATTCAAAGTTGATCCAATCCCAAGGCATGCAGACTCATAACTTGGATTCACATGAGATATGTACTCCTCGGGATCCGGTCACACTTGTGATCAAAGCTAATTCCTCAGCTGATTTGATCACGCCTCGGGATTTGGCTATTCCGATCATCAAACCTTTGGATTTAATACAATCAAACTCTTTAATTGAAGACCAGACATTGGTCAATCTTGATCCAAATAATATACCTATAACAGTGATTAATCAGGGCATCTCTTCATCAACTTCTTCTGCTCatgataaaggaaaagaaattattCTATCAAAGGACACTGAATCCTCTAATTCTGATGCTTTACCCACATACTTAAATCCTATACCACCGAATATTCCTATTCCTGATGGttataaatggatttttttgttcatggtGGATGGACTACGGTTCCTATTATTAATTCAGAAATTCTTCTCTCAAGACCCCACACCACCTATTACCCCACGGGATGATCACTCAGACGATGAATTGCTGGACTGGGGGGAAGACGATGATTTACCCTCGGATGTGATCGTCGATGACGATCTTATTACGAATGAGGAGAATCTTGATCATTTTGATTACGGTATTCACCGGATGATCTAACCCGATACTTTAAGCTGTTCCGGGAGTGGGCTATCTAGTGTCGAGGAACCTCACTCGGATCTGCTGGTGAGAAAGTCCACGATTCCTCGCTCACGGAAAGCACCCTGTTGTAGCACCCACACCTGGTCAAAACCTTCAGCATATCAGAAGAAGCGATCGCCCCAAGAAACCCTCCGGGCGCTGGAATGAAGAAGCTGGGTTTATTCCTATCCCACCCAGAtcatccaagaaaaaaattcctGTTGATCCTCGAGACGGTACGCCTAATTCTTTTAATgcagtttgtttttttcttctgggATGATTCTCGGTTTTTCAACTATAGCAATGCTTGTGGTGTTAATTTTTCAAGGTTCACCAAATCATAAGCATAAATGTTTAGATAAAAGTACGTAAACTTGAAACTTCTAGGGTTGGAACTTCTACTTCCCCTTCAGGATCTCCTTCGAGACCAGACTGTTAGACCcttgttgtttttatgattattcTATGTTGGAATGTCAGAGGTCTTGGCGAGACCCTCTAAAGCGCCATTTAGTTAAAGACATAATTTACTCTTCACGGGCAGACATTGTATGTTTACAAGAAACTAAACTCCAAGAAATTCATAATTCTATCTGGAGGTCTATTGGTGGTTCGAGACTTAATTCTTTTAACTACCTTCCTGCTCTTGGCACCGCTGGTGGTATCATTATCGCCTGGGATAGTTCACAGGTCATGGGTACATTAATTCACATTGGGACCTTCTCAATTACCATGGAATTTACTACCCTTTCCCTCAATACTAAATGGATTTGCACTAGCGTTTATGGACCTAATACTAGCCCCTTGAGAATTGATTTCTGGAACGAACTCCGatctattaaaaatttacaCGATCTACCATGGTTAATCTGTGGAGACTTCAACACTCCATTCACTTTgagtgataaaaaaacaaaggagaacCTAATCCTAGGGATATTGCACGCTCCCAAAAAGTTCTTAGGAGATCTCAACTTTATTGACCCCCTTTACACGGGCGCAATTTCACTTGGACTAATGGTCAATCTGATCCGATCTGGGTTAGATTGGACAGATTTCTTTACTCGCATGATTGGCCACTGATATTCCCTAGAACATTTCAAAGTTCTCTCCCTAGAATTGGCTCTGATCACTCCCCTATTTTTCTGGACTTTGGATATCATTGTTCGCGCTCTAGAACCTTCAAATTTGAGAAATCATGGTATTCCAATGAtcaattagaaaatttaattcaaagttGGTGGTCGAATCAAAAACTTTTGTTGGTTGTGGGGCCTAcatcatttctaaaaaaattcatggTTGTAAAATCTAAACTTGAATGCGGgctaaagaaaaatttttggtgcttctaatattcacaagaaaaaaatcttcttGCCGAACTAAACTTACTCGATACCTTTTCGTGAAAGTAGATCTCTTTTACGAGATTGAATCGACTCGCTTCTCACATATTCAATCGAGGCTCTACAACttattaaaaacaagaagaaatttattGGAAACAACGTTCTCGAATTACTTGGCTCAAGGAAGGTGATGCAAATACAAAATTCTTTCACCTTCTGGCTAATGGtaggaaaaatagaaattacATTCCTAAAATACGGTTTAATGGGAATTGGATTGAAGGAAACCAAGAAATTGGGAAAGTATTCACTGATCATTTTTCAATCGACTTGGTACTCCGATTACTCATAGATTCCTACTCAGCGGCATCATCTGTTTAATTTCAAGGATAGAGTTGATCTATCTATCTTTGGAACTTCCTTTTACTCATGTTGAAATTAAACAAGCGGTATTTGAGCTTAACGCCGATAAGGCACCAGGTCCAGATGGTTTTCctatattctttttttcaaaaactactTTGGAGCCTTATTCAGggatgatttatttaaaaatgcatggcgatttttttatgatggcactattaattttgaaaagagTCAGCTGGGTTCACATCGCGcttattgccaaaacaaataCTCCAACTGAGGTCACTGATTACAGACCCATCAGTCTTATCAACTCTACttgcaaaatcatttccaagattCTTGCCACCAGGTTGAGTCATAAGATTGATCTCTTAGTGGATAATTCTCAATCTGGATTCATTAAGGGTAGATGCATTGCAGATAATATCATAGCTGCCCaggaagtgatttttaatcTCCAAAAAAGGAGAGTTCTTGGCTTTGCTTTTAAAGTGGATTTTGCCAAAGCCTTTGACTCCTTAGACTGGAATTTTCTTCTTGAGATTCTCGAAGCTAGAGGTTTTGGTAACCGCTGGATCTCTTGGGTACACACAATTCTCAAAACTGCTAAAACTCAGATCCTCATTAATGGATCTGCACGGGGTTATATCCGTCGCAAAAGAGGATTAAAGGCGAGGCGATCCTTTGTCACccttctttttttgcttttagcGGTGATACTCTAAGCGCAATGTTTTTACCATGCTATTAATTCCAAGGTTTTGATTGGAGTTCAACTTGATCAATCAAACAACATCTGTCATCTACAATATGCCGATGATCTTATCATTTTCTCGGCAGGGGGGCACGAAGatcttaaaatcattaaattaattctttatctaTTTGAAGGCTGCTCTGGTCTTTCTATCAATTTCTCTAAAAGCTGCCTATATTCCACCAATTTTGGCTTCCAACCGCTCTCCTCCTCTGCGAGAATTCTCAATTGCAACAGAGATTGCCTCCCCATTACTTATCTGGGTATTCCCCTTTCTGGTAGACGACCCAGAAGAACTGACTGGTCTAAGTTGATTGATTCTGTCCGTATCAGACTCAGACCCTGGAAAGCAATCTATCTTTCATTAGGTGGAAGGTTAACTCTAATTAACTCCAGTGTTATCTTCTATTCCAGTTTACTGGATGTCAGTTTTCAAACTTCCAGCCTGGGTCATTCATGAAATTGACAAAATCAGGAGAGATTTCTTATGGAAAGGGCCGATCTTGGCTCGAAAAGGAATTAGATTAATTGCTTGGAAAAGGATGCGTCGACCCCGTGGTATGGGTGGGTCGGGGTATTCTTGATTCTGAGAATTCAACAAAGCcttacttggaaaatggtggtggaaattcatcaCCACACGAATTCTTGTTGGTCGACATCATCGAGCCAACTATTTCAATTGTGATTCTCCCGAGTATCTTGTATTCACaaccaccaagaaataaatcattctTACGGGCGGGAATCAGCGCCATTACGCCCCACTTTTCCGTGCTCGCTAATCAAGGCAGGGTTGGTAGCGGTGAAAACACCTTATTACGGTTTGATAGATGGCTGGAAGGCCAATCCCCCAACAATCGTTGGGCATCTCTTTTCCTGGACTGTTCCTATCCTTGGAttactttaaaacaatttatattcATGATTAATTCCCATGTTAATCCTTTTTCGAACGACCCATGATCGAAGATTATGACtttttatcacatttttttaCGGATTGTACAATGGATCTCGAAGACTCATACTCACGGTCTTTAGATAAAAAGCGGAAATTTCTCCAGTCAAATCtttctataatttcttaataGACGGAGGTCTCCGCTCCCAACTCTATTCAATTTAGAAATCTAAATCTCCTAGCAAAATTACTTTATTCTGTTGGCTAGCCTGGGATAACAAGATTCTTACACTTGAAAACTTATTCAAGAAAGGTTGCAATCCGAACGCCACTGACACATGCATTCTTTGTCACAATAATTCTGAATCAGTGGACCACCTATTGATAAACTGTATCTTCTCTTCTCGTATTTGGTCCTTTTTCAAGTGCCTTTTTGATTCTGAAACCCTACCTTCCTCAGTCTCAATTATCTGGACCAACTGGATTCCCTCTTTGAATCCCTCCACTAGAAATCTCTGGGATCTTTGTACCAGAGCCATTTTCTGGTTTATTTGGCTGGAACGCAACAATCGTATTTTTAATCATAGTTGTTCTACTATTTCTTCTATCTTATACAAAACAGCTAACTTGGTTCTTACTTGGTTATCTGCAGACTCGGAATCTCATCTGCAGGAAGCTTCAGAGGACATTCAGAAGATCAAGCGCTCCTTAAGCTTCCTAAGCTCCAGATCCACCGACTTCTCCAGTGATGCGCCCTGACCGAAAACCGAGAGTGTCTGTTACATCGGTTTGGGACGGGGCCTATGTCTTCAGATGATTGACTTCGCCGGCTCCAGATTTTTCCcttttattgtgtgtttttcatgttccCTCTGCTCTCTGTtctcctcatctctggtgaggttTACAGTTTTATATCTTTCTAGCTTTTTTTCTCGCTGCTACTATTGTACCTTGTACTTCcctgtatttctttttttaataaattagtggtttatccaccttattcaGTAGTTAGAAAGAAGTTTCTCTCTtaactttgtttatttatttatttattttttgaataaagtggataaaccacaaatttattagaaaaaaagagaggaacAGAAAGTACCAAGTACAGAAGGAAAAAAACTGAACTGGCAAACAATAATAagaggatttatttatttatttattttttgaaataaattttgtttaattctcataaatataaaatatcataagtcatacatattaaataattctcaaaatatatatgccAGAAGCACCAGTGGTACCTGATTGCAAGCACAAGTTCCATCAGCTTCTGAAACACGGTAAGACAACTTGTTGATCTCGTACATAATGGCATAAGCCAAATCATCCAAGCAATCAGTCTATATTAAGAAGAGGAACAAATTGTATTACAAAGGTTTTAACATCCTGCAAAGATACCATACTTTTCCGCATCTCTTAATAAgtcaccaaaatataaatatgtaccTAAAGATGTGCACAAAATTCATATTCCTAAAAATCTTTCAACGACTAAGTGCAGCTAAGAATAAACATAATGGCATTGCTACACAAATCAACTCATCAAGTGCATCTAAGTTAATGGAAATGGAGAACATTATCATGGAAGATCCTGTGAATTGGCTTgtgaaattaatgaaaaaaaaggcCTCACAAACTTGGTCATGTGCATGTGGAGAAGTGAGTGATAGATAGCATCTAGAACATGAGAATAATACAAGCTATAATGAAGTTTagcttgtatttattttttttgcgtTTCGccaatgtttattattattattattattattattattatttttgaataaagtggataaaccacaaatttattaaaaaggagTAAACTGGAAGCaacaaagtacaaataaaaatacaacaaacactGGAGCAAAGCAGAAGTCTGCtatcctcaccagagatgagaaTAACAGAGAACAAGGAAAGTGAAAAGGGAGAAAAAAGAGGAGCAATCTGAAACCAGCGAAGTCAACCATATGGAGACACAGGCCAGCTCAGATGAGAAGGTAACGGACTACTCCTGAATCTGATTGGGCGCCAGATCACCGGTGCAGACAGAGGATCTGGAACTGAGGAAGTTTAAGGAACGCTTGATCTTCTGAGTACCCTCCGAGTAATTCAAAATGTGGGAGTCAGAGTCTGCAGTAATCCAAGAAAGAATCATATTAGCCGTATTATAAATTGTAACAGAAGTTTGTGAacatttttggttaaaaatacggTTATTGCGTTCCAGCCAGATATTCCAGAAAATGGCTCTGGAACAGAGGTCCCAGATATTGCCAATGTTTATTATTGCACACAAAAATTTAGTATTTCCTTCTATAataaggtttttttattaaagttatttaCTTATTCAAATTAGCAAAATTAGTTCTTTCTATATATGGTGTTTTAGTAAGATTAGAGGTAGAGGTTTTGGAGGCATGCCAATAATCCAAGGGATGTCCAAagattttttatctaaaaatctaCATACTTCCCCATAATacacaactatatatatatggtcgataatctagggatgtccaggTAGCTATTCTACTGGCTATGATCAtcataaaaattactaaaatgcatTCTACAGTATTATACAGCAATCATAAGCAGTTAAAAAAAAGTGTACACTacttatataaacaaacatccGTTGAATAATGATGCAATGACTGTAATTAAAATGTTCCTAGAGAAACGATGAATTTTGCGACATGCTAATATTAccattttccatatatatatatatatatatatatatatatattaaataaaagctAAACCAATCAAAAAAAGTTCAAAGCCCAGTGAAATTATTATCATTGATAAAAATTGTAGTATGAGACTTTCAAGTGTTTGAAGTTCAAACTTTATCAGTTTATGTGATAATAACATCTCTATAGCTATAGGAGTGAGCTTACGTATAAACGCTAAaaccatttttaatcaaatataattAGTTCAAATAGTTTATATGACGGTAATGTATACTACAACAACATatagcaacaacaataataataattacgtaaattgattattattattgttgctattttaatttttttctccctaCAGAAGttgtaattatttatcttttttttgtttcaccAATGTTTATTATGCACACAAAATATACTATTTTctttgataataattttttttattagggctatttatttattcaaatcaacaaaattagTTCTTTCTACCGACGGGCTTATAGCCCCAGTGGTACCCCAGGTCCCTCTCGTCTGGGAGAGCGCGAGTTCGATTCCCTCGACCGCACTCCCCAGTTTCAAGAGGGTGAGGCGTTGTGGCAATTCCCCCACCCACGTAGATCACTGAGGGTTGCCGTTTATCGCcctacttcaaaaaaaaaaaagtactttcTATATAAGGTGTTTTAGTAAAATTGGAGGGAGAGGTTTTGGGGGCTTGCCAACAATCCAAGAGATGCCTGTAGATTTTCAATTTGAAAATCAACTGACTTCCTAAAATacgcaattatatatatatatatatatatatggatgtatatgtatatatatggatgtatatgtattttaaatcaaatctaaacCAACCAAAATAATTCAAAGCCCAATGATATTAGtttcactaataaaaattatagtggGGACTTTCCagtttttgaaatttaagtcTTATTGGTTTATGTGGCGATAACGGTTCTCTGATTGCGTGTGTGAGtttacaggaaaaaaaaaagttaaattaatcaattataattAGTTCAAATAATACTTTAGTAtctatgtaataataataataataattacagaAATTGATAAGTGCGTAATATTAAAATGTACTTGGTGGGTGGGGGTATCTACATAAAAAGATAACCTTGCTTCAatccatgtatatatacacacaaaccttgaccatcaccacctccacctcgTATTCGTAGTTCTTGTTCTGAGATTCTGTGCTTCAACTAGACAAGAAAGTGATTTGATTTGCTAGCAAGAAGGTGATCATCTAGACTCATCATCAGCTTGATTgcttcttttccttgttttgctggttgatttgtttgaatCGATGCTAttctttttgataatattaCCATGTTTGATCTGTTATATATCTTGTGTGTTATTTGTTGGGTCTTGAGCTTAGCACTGAAGTTTGTGaacattttttaattcaaagatGGAGTTTTTCTTCTGGATCTGTTCAATTGAATGAATGctttcaatttttagtttttttttaatattattattattattggttatTGTGTTTAGATTGGGATGTGATGCCTTGcaaatgtttgatgaaattcaGATGTAATGCAAGTCTGGATTACGTTTGTTTGTGGATTTATTTAGTTTCTTGATCTTGAATTTGATGGATAAGCAAATCAATTGAGCTTAAGCCAGAAAGTTTTCTGTTTGTTCTTGAGGATCTTCTTTTGAAGACAAGAGGTTTGTTGAAATTCCTTATTATGATGGTATTGATCTTGTTTTCCAATCTAAGTTCTTGAAATGGTTGTCTTTGTATGTTATGAAACTTTAGATCCTGCTTCTTTAATCTGTAGACACTTAATTAGTTTTTTCAGTTTGATTGTTTGTCTGACATTGTGTCCGTTGTAATTTTCTTACTATATATCCAATATTGTTGTTTGCCATAGGTCTGAGTTTCATGAAATATCTCAAAATGCTTTTCTATGTGAATTTTAGATCCTACTCCTTGAAACTGTGCATGTTTAGTTTGCTCTTCACTTTGATTGTTTTTGCATTGTTTGACAAAGAAGAATGGTGAAGATCTTCTGATCAGTTATATGAAAGATCTCAAAATGGCTGTCTTTGTGAATTATGAAACTTTAGCTCCTGCTTCTTAGAAATTTGATTGTTCTTGGGTTGTTTGACAGTGAAAAATGGTGAAGAAGATCTGTTGCATTGGAGCTGGCTATGTGGGTGGCCCTACCATGGCTGTGATTGCACTCAAATGTCCGAGCATCGAAGTTGTGGTTGCAGACATCTCAGTTGATCGCATCACTGCATGGAACAGTGACCTGCTGCCAATTTATGAGCCTGGGCTTGAAGATGTGGTAAAGAAGTGCAGAGGAGTCAATCTCTTCTTCAGTACTGACACTGAGAAGCACATCTCTGAAGCTGATATCATATTTGTCTCAGTGAACACTCCAACAAAGACCTGTGGCATTGGTGCAGGCAAGGCTGCTGATCTAACATACTGGGAGAGCGCTGCTCGTATGATTGCTGATGTTGCAAAGTCTGACAAAATTGTGGTTGAGAAATCCACTGTTCCGGTTAAAACTGCCGAAGCAATTGAGAAGATCTTGACACACAATAGCAAGGGCATCAATTTTCAGGTACTATCAAACCCGGAGTTCCTTGCAGAAGGGACAGCCATCCAAGACCTTTTCTATCCAGACCGTGTGCTCATCGGCGGGCGGGAGACACCAGGGGGTCAGAAAGCTATAGAAACACTGAAAGAAGTGTACTCCAATTGGGTACCAGAAGACAGAATCATAACCGCAAATCTATGGTCTGCAGAGCTATCTAAGCTTGCAGCAAATGCATTTCTGGCGCAGAGAATATCATCAGTGAATGCCATATCGGCCTTGTGTGAAGCCACTGGAGCCGATATCACAGTGGTGGCCGATGCTGTGGGGAAAAACACGAGCATTGGTCCCGAGTTCTTGAGTGCCAGTGTTGGCTTCGGAGGGTCTTGTTTCCAGAAAGACATACTCAATCTGGTTTACCTTTGTGAGTGCCATGGCCTTTCAGAGGTAGCTCTCTACTGGAAACATGTTGTCCAAATGAATGACTACCAAAAAGACGAGGTTTGTCGAGCATGGGTTGTGGCATCAATGTTCAAACGCTGTTTCCGACAAGAAGATTGCAATTCTTGGCTTTGCATTCAAGAAGGACACTGGAGACACGAGGGAGACTGCAGCCATCGATGTTTGCAAAGGTCTATTACGTGAGAAAGCTGAGATAAGCATCTACGATCCTCACGTCACTGAAGACCAGATTCAGCGAGACCTTACGATGAACAAGTTCGACTGGGACCATCCGATACACCTTCAGCAAATGAGCCCCTCGCCAGTGAAGCAAGTGACGGTCACCTGGGACGCGTATGAAGCCACCAAGGGAGCTCATGGAATCTGCATTCTTACTGAATGGGATGAATTCAAGCAACTTGATTACAAGAAGATTTATGACAATATGAAAAAACCTGCATTTTTGTTTGATGGCCGGAATGTTGTTGACCCAGAGAAGCTCAGGGAAATTGGATTCATCGTTTACTCCATTGGTAGGCCTCTGGATGCTTGGCTAAAGCACATACCTCTGACTGAAGATGATAAAAGGAAAAGGGTCAAACATTTCTAACTTTCGAATATGGTGTAGTGGCTTAATTCTGAATGCAATGTATCCAATTGAACTCCAAATGAGAAGCTTTCTGCTGAGTTTCATCGACCCCTGTACTTGAATGTGTGAGTGAATGAACTCAATTTAGATGAAGATTTCTTCTTAATTGGAATTTTTGTTCTTCTGATGTACACTTAGCATGTTTGAAACGAATCAATGCTTTCTCTTCTGAAGTTACGATCAGAAGTGTTCCAGCTCAATCTGAATAATTGGTATGATCCATAAACAAACTAAGAAATACCAATTCACAAGCCACTAAACACCATCTTTCATGGCGGTAATGAATGTATGAAACTTCTCGAAAGAAGACCATCCCCTTTTATCAATACTCTTGATGGTCATTTCCTTCAAAGCAAGAGCCCTCTTGATCTCTCCATGGGCAATCAACTGTTCCACTGTATCTCTAAACTCCTCATTTGTAATCAAGCCATTCTCATCATGTTTCATCTTCAAGTTAGTCTTCCGAACATCACAAATGTAAATCTTATTCAAATGCTGATGAGCAAAGTAAGGCCAACATAGAAATGGCACACCATTGCTCACACCTTCCGTTGTTGttcttggtgatgatgatgatgtgctAGAGGTGATAAGAGTGAGAGAtgtgatgtatatatacacGGATAGCATTTCAATGCCATGGCTATGAATGGAGTAGAAGAATTTTTAAACAG is a genomic window of Dioscorea cayenensis subsp. rotundata cultivar TDr96_F1 unplaced genomic scaffold, TDr96_F1_v2_PseudoChromosome.rev07_lg8_w22 25.fasta BLBR01000424.1, whole genome shotgun sequence containing:
- the LOC120254350 gene encoding LOW QUALITY PROTEIN: UDP-glucose 6-dehydrogenase 5-like (The sequence of the model RefSeq protein was modified relative to this genomic sequence to represent the inferred CDS: deleted 1 base in 1 codon), with amino-acid sequence MVKKICCIGAGYVGGPTMAVIALKCPSIEVVVADISVDRITAWNSDLLPIYEPGLEDVVKKCRGVNLFFSTDTEKHISEADIIFVSVNTPTKTCGIGAGKAADLTYWESAARMIADVAKSDKIVVEKSTVPVKTAEAIEKILTHNSKGINFQVLSNPEFLAEGTAIQDLFYPDRVLIGGRETPGGQKAIETLKEVYSNWVPEDRIITANLWSAELSKLAANAFLAQRISSVNAISALCEATGADITVVADAVGKNTSIGPEFLSASVGFGGSCFQKDILNLVYLCECHGLSEVALYWKHVVQMNDYQKDEVCRAWVVASMFNAVSDKKIAILGFAFKKDTGDTRETAAIDVCKGLLREKAEISIYDPHVTEDQIQRDLTMNKFDWDHPIHLQQMSPSPVKQVTVTWDAYEATKGAHGICILTEWDEFKQLDYKKIYDNMKKPAFLFDGRNVVDPEKLREIGFIVYSIGRPLDAWLKHIPLTEDDKRKRVKHF